A window of the Umboniibacter marinipuniceus genome harbors these coding sequences:
- the ihfA gene encoding integration host factor subunit alpha, with protein MHSALTKADLAERLFNELGINKKEAKDLVELFFEEIRQALEHNEQVKLSGFGNFDLRDKNARPGRNPKTGEEIPIEPRRVVTFKPGQKLKSRVEAHPADAAEADS; from the coding sequence ATGCATTCAGCGTTGACTAAAGCGGATTTAGCAGAGCGCTTGTTTAATGAACTTGGAATTAACAAGAAAGAGGCTAAGGATTTAGTTGAACTCTTCTTTGAGGAAATTCGTCAGGCGCTTGAGCACAATGAGCAGGTAAAACTCTCGGGGTTCGGAAATTTCGACCTCCGAGATAAAAATGCTCGCCCGGGTCGCAATCCAAAGACTGGCGAAGAAATTCCAATTGAACCTCGACGCGTGGTGACTTTTAAGCCGGGACAGAAGCTTAAATCACGTGTTGAGGCTCATCCTGCAGACGCCGCTGAGGCAGACTCCTAG
- the pdxH gene encoding pyridoxamine 5'-phosphate oxidase — protein MTDMSDIRREYQLGELHRNQLSSSPHEQFERWFQQSAESGLIKDPTAMTLSTVSPDGYPTGRIVLLKGHDQSGFRFFTNYTSDKAEDINFNANVSLLFAWLPLERQVLISGSATQLSREENEAYFHSRPRASQIAAWSSFQSAMAQDRSELDARFEALSREFEGKEVPCPEFWGGYRVEAHTLEFWQGRSERLHDRFRYTRTENGWHLARYNP, from the coding sequence ATGACAGACATGTCTGACATTCGCCGCGAGTACCAGCTCGGCGAACTACACCGTAATCAGTTATCCTCATCACCTCATGAACAGTTCGAACGCTGGTTTCAGCAGAGTGCCGAGAGTGGCTTGATTAAAGATCCTACCGCGATGACCTTATCCACGGTCAGTCCAGACGGTTATCCTACCGGCCGAATTGTGTTGCTAAAGGGGCACGATCAGTCAGGTTTTCGCTTTTTTACTAACTACACTAGCGATAAGGCTGAAGATATTAACTTCAACGCTAATGTAAGTTTACTGTTTGCTTGGTTACCTTTAGAGCGGCAGGTCCTGATAAGTGGGAGCGCCACTCAGCTAAGTCGTGAGGAGAATGAGGCCTATTTTCATAGCCGACCACGCGCTAGCCAGATTGCAGCATGGTCTTCTTTTCAGAGTGCTATGGCTCAGGATCGCTCGGAGCTTGACGCTCGCTTTGAAGCGCTTAGCCGCGAGTTTGAGGGTAAAGAGGTGCCATGCCCTGAGTTTTGGGGAGGCTATCGCGTTGAGGCGCATACTCTTGAGTTTTGGCAGGGTCGTAGCGAGCGATTGCATGATAGGTTCCGCTATACTCGCACGGAAAACGGCTGGCATTTGGCCCGATACAATCCCTAG
- the selD gene encoding selenide, water dikinase SelD, protein MVKLTQYSHGAGCGCKLSPEVLSELLAGASQRQFENLIVGNDTKDDAAVVDLGDGTGIISTTDFFMPIVDDPTDFGHIAAANAISDIYAMGGTPLMAIAIFGWPIDKLPASVGRDVIQGGRRACELARIPLAGGHSIDSPEPIFGLAVTGRVPLTNLKRNSSATSGDLLLLTKPLGVGILTTAEKRALLDASHEGVAAKAMMELNTFGMIASTVAGVNALTDVTGFGLAGHLLELCDSTALGASISLSQLPVLAGVTEYLAKDCVPGGTHRNFQSYGDAIDLSALESPDYRLICDPQTSGGLLISVQPSSLAELKAAAEEVGQTLTLIGEMTDAFQGVKVMR, encoded by the coding sequence ATGGTTAAGTTAACACAATATAGTCACGGAGCAGGGTGCGGCTGTAAGCTATCTCCTGAAGTGCTTTCCGAGTTATTAGCGGGCGCGAGTCAGCGGCAATTCGAGAACCTAATAGTGGGCAACGACACTAAAGACGACGCCGCTGTCGTAGATCTAGGCGATGGCACCGGTATTATCTCCACCACTGATTTCTTCATGCCTATTGTTGATGATCCTACGGACTTCGGCCATATCGCGGCGGCGAACGCCATAAGTGATATCTATGCGATGGGCGGAACTCCGCTAATGGCGATTGCAATCTTTGGTTGGCCGATAGATAAACTACCTGCTTCGGTGGGGCGAGATGTGATTCAAGGCGGTAGACGAGCGTGCGAGTTAGCTAGAATTCCGTTGGCAGGAGGCCATTCGATTGACAGTCCTGAACCCATATTTGGTTTGGCTGTAACCGGTAGAGTGCCGTTGACCAACCTGAAGCGCAATAGTAGTGCCACCTCAGGTGATTTGCTATTGCTGACTAAGCCTCTAGGAGTGGGGATCTTAACCACAGCTGAGAAACGTGCATTACTAGACGCTTCGCATGAAGGTGTTGCCGCAAAGGCAATGATGGAATTGAATACCTTCGGCATGATTGCCTCAACGGTGGCGGGCGTCAATGCCTTGACAGATGTCACCGGCTTTGGGTTGGCGGGTCATTTGTTAGAGCTCTGTGATAGCACAGCGCTAGGCGCATCAATTTCGCTAAGTCAGCTCCCTGTGTTAGCAGGGGTTACTGAGTACCTAGCTAAGGATTGTGTTCCGGGCGGCACACACCGTAATTTCCAAAGTTACGGCGACGCGATAGATCTTTCAGCACTTGAGTCACCAGACTATCGTTTGATATGCGATCCGCAAACAAGCGGTGGATTACTAATTAGTGTGCAGCCATCTTCGTTGGCGGAGCTCAAAGCAGCGGCGGAAGAGGTTGGGCAAACGTTAACCCTAATTGGTGAAATGACAGACGCTTTCCAGGGTGTCAAAGTAATGCGCTAA
- a CDS encoding YybH family protein, giving the protein MRSRLLLTVPALTLAALFMSNEISAQPAQSTESNQQTEIEHPSLRVLMAQQDAWNNGDLDAFMQGYWQSDQLSFVGSESLTKGWDETLARYKARYPDAATMGKLKFEVIELRPLQTDFLWMIGVWTLERSEDRPSGHFSLLWQKIDGQWLIISDHSS; this is encoded by the coding sequence ATGAGATCACGACTTCTACTTACAGTACCAGCACTTACGCTTGCCGCACTATTCATGAGCAACGAGATCAGCGCTCAACCAGCTCAATCAACTGAATCGAACCAACAAACTGAAATAGAGCACCCTAGCCTTCGAGTACTGATGGCGCAGCAGGATGCTTGGAATAACGGTGACTTAGATGCCTTCATGCAGGGCTACTGGCAGTCAGATCAACTTAGCTTCGTAGGGTCTGAGAGCTTAACCAAAGGATGGGATGAGACACTTGCGCGCTACAAAGCTCGCTATCCTGATGCCGCCACCATGGGTAAACTTAAATTTGAAGTCATTGAACTACGACCGCTACAAACTGACTTCCTATGGATGATTGGCGTCTGGACCCTGGAGCGATCCGAAGATCGCCCAAGTGGCCATTTCAGCCTACTCTGGCAGAAAATTGACGGACAGTGGCTAATTATCAGTGACCATAGCAGTTAG
- a CDS encoding MarC family protein, with protein sequence MDWINADFIKVFTTLIALANPIGLVPIFLAMTQGRWESHRRSIALQASIAIIIILSISALAGDHLLEFFGISIHGFRIAGGILVMIMALSMMQAHTDDVRQTDEEANASQLRPAIAVVPLAMPITAGPGAISAMIVYANTIGVLISILASVALAFVLYIFMRSAPTIARLLGTVGMNVVTRIMGLLLASMAVEFIALGMKGLFPSLLG encoded by the coding sequence GTGGATTGGATTAACGCCGACTTTATCAAGGTCTTTACAACTCTCATAGCGTTAGCGAATCCCATTGGTCTAGTCCCAATATTCCTAGCAATGACTCAAGGTCGTTGGGAATCTCATCGTCGCAGTATTGCATTACAGGCGAGTATCGCCATCATCATTATCCTAAGTATTTCAGCACTTGCCGGTGATCACCTGCTTGAGTTCTTCGGTATTAGTATTCACGGTTTTAGAATTGCCGGTGGTATTTTGGTGATGATCATGGCGCTGTCTATGATGCAAGCACATACAGATGATGTTCGCCAAACTGACGAGGAGGCCAACGCTTCTCAGTTAAGGCCAGCCATCGCCGTGGTACCCCTTGCCATGCCAATTACCGCTGGTCCCGGTGCTATTTCTGCCATGATCGTCTATGCCAATACTATTGGTGTGCTGATTTCTATTCTTGCCAGTGTGGCACTTGCCTTTGTTTTGTACATCTTCATGCGCTCAGCGCCCACAATTGCGCGCCTTCTGGGAACAGTAGGAATGAATGTTGTGACGCGTATTATGGGTTTGTTGCTCGCATCTATGGCCGTGGAATTTATTGCCCTAGGAATGAAGGGGTTGTTTCCAAGCCTGTTAGGCTAG
- a CDS encoding electron transfer flavoprotein-ubiquinone oxidoreductase → MERESMEYDVVIVGAGPSGLAAACKLRQLSQESGNEISVCVVEKGSEVGAHIVSGAVFEPKALNELFPDWKELGAPLNTEVKRDDIYLLKNDTKQIKVPNFFTPKTMHNDGNYIISLGNLCRWLAERAEELGVEIFPGFAAAEVVYHEDGSVKGIATGDMGIGMDGQQKDSYMPGMELHAKYTLFCEGCRGSLGKELIEKFSLDEGKEPQHYGIGIKEIWEIPAEQHEQGLVVHTAGWPLAEHGAAGGSFLYHIEDNQVALGLITDLSYSNPWLSPFEEFQRYKHHPVVKQYLSGGKRISYGARAITKGGLQSQPKMHFAGGLLLGDDAGTLNFAKIKGSHTAMKSGMIGAEVVFKAVTADRANDDLVEFAAAYAGSWAHKELHTQRNFGPAQHKWGNLIGSAYAFIDINIFNGTLPWTLNDPKPDYAQLKPAEDFAEITYPKPDGKLSFDRLSSVFLSNTNHEEDQPCHLKLKDASIPLGVNMPTFAEPAQRYCPAGVYEVLEDANGDAKFQINAQNCVHCKTCDIKDPSQNITWVTPEGTGGPNYPNM, encoded by the coding sequence ATGGAACGTGAATCGATGGAATACGATGTAGTCATTGTCGGCGCAGGTCCAAGCGGACTCGCGGCAGCATGCAAACTACGCCAACTCAGCCAAGAAAGCGGTAACGAAATAAGTGTCTGTGTTGTCGAAAAAGGCTCAGAAGTCGGCGCGCACATTGTTTCTGGAGCAGTTTTCGAACCGAAAGCACTCAATGAGCTATTCCCTGATTGGAAAGAGCTTGGTGCTCCGCTGAACACTGAAGTAAAGCGTGACGACATCTACCTCCTGAAGAATGACACCAAGCAGATCAAGGTCCCCAACTTCTTCACACCAAAAACAATGCATAATGATGGCAACTACATTATCAGCTTGGGTAACCTCTGTCGTTGGTTAGCAGAACGTGCCGAGGAACTCGGTGTAGAGATCTTCCCTGGGTTTGCCGCTGCCGAAGTTGTTTATCACGAAGATGGCTCTGTTAAAGGTATTGCCACGGGTGATATGGGCATAGGCATGGATGGTCAGCAAAAGGATAGCTACATGCCTGGCATGGAGCTGCACGCCAAGTACACGCTTTTCTGTGAAGGCTGCCGAGGTTCCCTAGGTAAAGAGCTGATCGAGAAGTTCAGTCTCGACGAAGGTAAAGAACCACAACATTACGGCATAGGCATCAAAGAAATTTGGGAGATTCCTGCTGAGCAACATGAGCAAGGTCTCGTAGTTCATACCGCCGGCTGGCCACTTGCCGAGCACGGCGCTGCGGGTGGCTCCTTCCTCTACCACATTGAGGACAACCAGGTAGCACTTGGTCTGATTACTGATCTGAGTTACAGCAACCCTTGGTTAAGTCCTTTCGAGGAATTCCAACGTTACAAGCATCATCCTGTTGTGAAGCAGTACTTATCGGGCGGTAAGCGAATTTCTTATGGTGCTCGCGCCATTACCAAAGGTGGGCTTCAGAGCCAGCCGAAAATGCATTTTGCCGGCGGTTTACTCCTCGGCGATGACGCTGGAACGTTAAACTTTGCCAAGATTAAGGGCTCTCACACCGCCATGAAGTCCGGCATGATTGGGGCTGAGGTAGTTTTCAAGGCTGTAACCGCGGATCGCGCAAATGACGACCTAGTAGAGTTTGCCGCGGCATATGCAGGTTCGTGGGCCCACAAAGAGCTCCATACGCAGCGAAACTTCGGACCTGCGCAGCACAAGTGGGGCAACCTGATTGGTAGTGCTTATGCGTTTATCGATATCAATATTTTCAACGGAACGCTACCGTGGACGCTAAACGATCCAAAGCCGGATTACGCTCAGCTGAAACCGGCAGAAGATTTCGCTGAAATCACTTATCCGAAACCAGATGGCAAACTGAGTTTCGATCGCCTCTCATCGGTATTCCTTTCGAATACTAACCATGAGGAAGATCAACCATGCCATCTAAAATTAAAGGATGCCTCAATCCCACTAGGGGTTAACATGCCAACCTTTGCCGAACCAGCACAGCGTTACTGCCCTGCTGGCGTGTACGAAGTGCTAGAAGACGCTAATGGTGACGCAAAGTTCCAGATTAACGCACAGAACTGCGTTCACTGTAAAACCTGCGATATCAAGGACCCAAGCCAGAATATCACTTGGGTAACACCCGAAGGAACAGGCGGGCCTAACTACCCTAACATGTAG
- a CDS encoding electron transfer flavoprotein subunit beta/FixA family protein encodes MKVLVAVKRVVDYNVKVRPKADGSNVELANVKMSINPFCEIAVEEAVRLKEKGVATEIVAVSIGPKACQEQLRTALALGADRAIQVEAEGELEPLAIAKLLNGIVAEEKPELVVMGKQSIDGDNNQTGQMLAALAGMPQGTFASEVAVEDGSVAVTREIDGGLQTVKLTLPAVVTTDLRLNEPRYASLPNIMKAKRKPLDVKTPGDYGVDTATRVSLVSVEPPAERKEGIKVADVAELVDKLKNEAKVI; translated from the coding sequence ATGAAAGTTTTGGTAGCAGTAAAACGCGTTGTAGATTACAACGTCAAAGTTAGACCAAAAGCCGATGGTTCAAACGTCGAGCTTGCTAACGTAAAAATGTCAATTAATCCATTTTGTGAAATTGCAGTAGAGGAAGCCGTACGCCTTAAAGAGAAAGGTGTTGCGACCGAGATTGTTGCCGTTTCTATTGGCCCCAAGGCTTGCCAAGAGCAGCTTCGTACAGCCTTAGCGCTTGGTGCTGATCGCGCAATTCAAGTGGAGGCCGAGGGCGAACTTGAGCCGCTAGCTATCGCGAAGTTGCTAAACGGTATCGTCGCAGAAGAGAAACCTGAACTTGTCGTGATGGGAAAGCAGTCTATCGACGGCGACAACAACCAGACGGGTCAGATGTTGGCCGCATTGGCTGGTATGCCTCAAGGTACGTTTGCTTCTGAGGTTGCTGTTGAAGATGGTAGTGTTGCCGTGACCCGTGAAATTGATGGCGGTCTGCAAACGGTTAAATTAACGCTTCCTGCTGTAGTGACTACTGATCTGCGCTTGAACGAGCCGCGTTATGCTTCGCTGCCAAACATTATGAAGGCTAAGCGCAAGCCGCTTGACGTCAAAACGCCGGGAGATTACGGCGTGGACACAGCAACACGCGTATCACTTGTATCAGTTGAGCCGCCAGCGGAGCGCAAAGAAGGTATAAAGGTTGCTGATGTTGCGGAATTGGTTGATAAATTAAAGAACGAAGCGAAGGTAATTTAA
- a CDS encoding electron transfer flavoprotein subunit alpha/FixB family protein, translating into MSVLVIAEHNNAQLNAATLNTLAAAKELGADVHVLVAGSGASEVAASAAAADGVAKVFHADSAVLAHQLAENVAPVIAAIAGNYSHVLAPATTSGKNILPRVAAVLDVQQISDIIAVISEDTFKRPIYAGNVIATVKSSDSIKVMTVRTTAFDPVSATGGSAEIVAIADVADAGVSGFVGEELAKSDRPELASASIVISGGRGMQNGDNFELLYSVADKLGAGVGASRAAVDAGFVPNDMQVGQTGKIVAPDLYIAVGISGAIQHLAGMKDSKVIVAINKDEDAPIFSVADYGLVADLFTAVPELDAAL; encoded by the coding sequence ATGTCAGTACTTGTAATTGCTGAGCACAATAACGCTCAACTTAACGCAGCAACACTTAACACATTGGCGGCTGCGAAAGAACTTGGCGCCGACGTCCACGTGTTGGTTGCTGGTTCAGGTGCATCAGAAGTTGCTGCGAGTGCAGCGGCGGCTGACGGCGTTGCTAAAGTTTTTCATGCGGATAGCGCGGTGCTTGCGCATCAGCTTGCCGAAAATGTCGCACCGGTTATTGCAGCCATCGCTGGTAACTATTCGCACGTGTTAGCGCCCGCAACAACATCGGGTAAGAACATCCTTCCTCGTGTTGCGGCAGTACTGGATGTGCAGCAGATTTCTGACATCATTGCAGTGATTTCGGAAGATACCTTTAAGCGTCCAATCTATGCTGGCAACGTGATTGCTACGGTTAAATCGAGTGATTCGATCAAAGTGATGACGGTACGTACTACTGCTTTCGACCCAGTCTCAGCTACTGGCGGCAGTGCAGAAATCGTAGCGATTGCTGACGTCGCCGATGCAGGTGTTTCTGGTTTCGTAGGCGAAGAACTGGCAAAATCCGATCGTCCAGAGCTTGCTTCGGCATCTATCGTGATCTCAGGTGGTCGTGGCATGCAGAACGGCGACAACTTCGAATTGTTGTACAGCGTTGCCGATAAGTTAGGTGCTGGTGTAGGCGCAAGCCGCGCTGCAGTTGATGCAGGCTTCGTTCCCAACGACATGCAGGTCGGTCAGACAGGTAAGATTGTTGCTCCAGACCTTTACATCGCAGTAGGTATTAGTGGAGCTATCCAGCACTTGGCTGGTATGAAGGACTCCAAGGTGATTGTTGCTATCAACAAAGATGAAGATGCGCCAATCTTCTCGGTTGCTGACTACGGTTTAGTGGCTGATTTATTCACCGCCGTTCCTGAGCTTGACGCAGCGCTTTAA
- a CDS encoding GGDEF domain-containing protein — protein MQHQLDTHQAEDFVELHSMNQFHAWDQRRRRKQIAQVCCLTGLLYLIFSVIPKPWASAEAQNAMLTLYTLLIAPGLLIISFLAFKSRYVKWIEPLLAIHILLAAICHVYINAKLEVFEPLLAEGYLMVIWTFIVSGLTPRFAVLSALLSLITFSIYACLALADSPLFYIHLFWLGCSFSFGLAGALIYDHSRRAEFATQLAYRELAVTDPLTQCFNRNELERRLKIEIPRCEREDQSFSVLMLDLDNFKAVNDTFGHEAGDLALAQTANVIRQSIRKSDTFIRWGGEEFLILTLNQAPEQALAMAEKLRLLIQTCQYDNGLQLTVSIGVTIYYLGDQQTDLINRADSGLYQAKSEGRNCCRFVGT, from the coding sequence ATGCAGCACCAACTGGACACTCATCAGGCTGAAGACTTTGTCGAACTCCATTCGATGAACCAGTTTCACGCCTGGGATCAGCGTCGTCGTCGAAAACAAATCGCACAAGTCTGCTGTTTAACAGGTCTCCTCTATCTCATCTTTTCGGTGATACCTAAACCTTGGGCATCTGCTGAAGCGCAAAATGCGATGCTAACCCTCTACACGTTGCTTATAGCGCCAGGACTACTCATTATTTCATTTCTGGCCTTTAAGTCACGCTATGTAAAATGGATTGAGCCTCTTTTAGCTATCCACATCCTTCTGGCCGCAATCTGCCATGTGTACATTAACGCTAAGCTAGAGGTCTTCGAGCCGCTCCTTGCTGAAGGCTATCTCATGGTGATATGGACGTTTATCGTTTCAGGCCTAACTCCAAGGTTCGCAGTATTAAGCGCCCTTTTAAGCCTAATTACATTTAGCATCTACGCCTGTCTCGCTCTCGCGGATAGCCCTCTTTTCTACATCCATTTGTTCTGGCTAGGCTGTAGTTTTTCATTCGGCCTCGCCGGCGCTTTAATCTATGACCACTCACGGCGCGCTGAGTTCGCCACCCAACTCGCTTACCGGGAGCTCGCCGTAACCGACCCATTAACGCAATGCTTTAATCGCAACGAGCTCGAACGCCGACTTAAGATTGAGATACCGCGTTGCGAACGTGAAGACCAAAGCTTCAGTGTACTTATGTTGGATTTGGATAACTTTAAGGCCGTCAACGATACGTTTGGCCATGAAGCCGGTGATTTAGCGCTAGCCCAAACGGCCAACGTCATCCGTCAGTCAATTCGCAAGTCCGATACATTCATTCGCTGGGGCGGAGAAGAATTTTTAATCTTGACGCTTAATCAAGCGCCTGAGCAAGCACTGGCAATGGCCGAAAAGTTACGCCTATTGATCCAGACTTGTCAGTATGACAATGGTCTGCAGCTAACTGTTTCAATTGGCGTCACGATCTATTATTTGGGCGATCAACAGACTGACCTGATCAATCGTGCTGATAGCGGGCTTTATCAAGCCAAATCAGAGGGAAGAAATTGCTGCCGATTCGTAGGGACTTAA
- a CDS encoding dUTP diphosphatase, with the protein MLKHQLRSLLSMQDAMNAKVNANWIELGHEWYRAIWIECGEMLDHYGWKWWKAQECDLPQVELELIDILHFGLSDLIQKSSNVETLADELAQNWPVPADGKVFEDQLEAFAADCLATKSFNLALFVQLAHSINMSSDDLYVGYIAKNVLNRFRQDFGYKSGEYIKIWNGKEDNEVLVELCSTLDVRSEDFQTQLYNGLKAAYPV; encoded by the coding sequence ATGTTAAAACATCAACTACGAAGCCTTCTGTCCATGCAGGATGCAATGAACGCAAAGGTTAATGCCAATTGGATTGAGCTTGGACACGAGTGGTACCGTGCCATTTGGATAGAGTGTGGTGAAATGCTTGATCACTACGGTTGGAAATGGTGGAAAGCACAGGAGTGTGATCTTCCTCAGGTAGAGCTTGAGTTGATAGACATTCTCCATTTTGGTTTGTCAGATCTTATTCAGAAGAGTTCAAATGTGGAGACTTTGGCGGATGAACTAGCGCAGAATTGGCCGGTCCCCGCTGATGGTAAGGTGTTTGAAGATCAACTCGAGGCATTTGCCGCCGATTGTTTAGCTACTAAGTCCTTCAATCTAGCACTCTTCGTTCAGCTTGCGCATTCAATTAATATGAGTAGTGACGACCTCTACGTGGGTTACATAGCTAAGAATGTGCTCAATCGTTTCCGTCAAGATTTTGGTTATAAGTCAGGTGAATACATAAAGATCTGGAACGGAAAGGAAGATAATGAAGTGCTTGTGGAGCTGTGTTCTACACTAGATGTACGAAGTGAAGATTTTCAAACTCAGCTCTACAACGGTCTTAAAGCAGCATACCCGGTTTAA
- the bcp gene encoding thioredoxin-dependent thiol peroxidase, whose product MEYPKIDERAPNFKLLNQAEETRSLADYAGKWLVLYFYPKAMTPGCTTQACELRDHKAELDALNAVAVGLSPDATKRLTKFTERDSLNFDLLADEDHAVAEAYGVWGLKKFMGKEYDGIHRTTFIINPESKLVQVMNKFKTKTHHDDVLEMLAALQENV is encoded by the coding sequence ATGGAATACCCTAAGATTGATGAACGTGCCCCAAATTTCAAACTGCTTAACCAAGCCGAAGAAACACGCTCGCTAGCGGATTATGCTGGGAAATGGTTAGTGCTCTATTTTTATCCGAAAGCAATGACCCCAGGTTGTACCACTCAAGCTTGCGAATTACGCGATCATAAAGCTGAGCTTGACGCGCTAAACGCGGTGGCAGTTGGTTTGAGCCCGGATGCAACAAAACGTTTAACCAAGTTCACTGAGCGAGATTCACTAAACTTCGACTTGCTTGCCGATGAAGATCATGCCGTGGCGGAAGCCTACGGCGTGTGGGGGCTTAAAAAATTCATGGGTAAAGAGTATGACGGCATCCACCGTACAACCTTTATCATCAATCCTGAGTCGAAATTAGTTCAGGTAATGAATAAGTTTAAGACTAAAACTCATCACGATGATGTCCTTGAGATGCTCGCAGCGTTGCAGGAGAACGTGTGA
- a CDS encoding exodeoxyribonuclease III, protein MTTITSLNCNGLRSAARKGLWAWVKENSPDVLCLQEIRIQHHQLHEADGFPKGYFAYYNPAERPGYAGTAILSKQKPERVVFGAGWQRADSEGRWTEAHFSTTVVVSLYVPSGSGLGDKQLAKEAFMAELQQRMSALKSVGKRVVICADWNTCHQNADIKNWKANQKNSGFLPSERAWLDQLITEEGWRDCFRDLPQEPDTYSWWSNRGRAFENNVGWRLDYQLISPTDNTGLSKTFIDRDAQLSDHAPVTHWYQWELYP, encoded by the coding sequence GTGACTACCATCACCTCGCTAAATTGTAATGGTCTACGTTCGGCGGCCAGAAAGGGGCTCTGGGCCTGGGTGAAGGAAAACTCCCCAGATGTATTATGTCTGCAGGAAATCCGCATTCAGCATCACCAATTGCATGAAGCAGATGGCTTTCCCAAGGGATACTTTGCCTACTATAACCCTGCGGAGCGTCCAGGCTATGCGGGTACGGCAATTCTCAGCAAACAGAAGCCTGAACGAGTGGTGTTTGGTGCGGGATGGCAACGCGCAGACTCCGAAGGTCGCTGGACTGAAGCGCATTTCAGTACAACGGTGGTGGTATCGCTGTATGTTCCTTCAGGGTCTGGATTGGGTGACAAACAGCTCGCCAAGGAAGCGTTCATGGCTGAACTTCAGCAGCGTATGTCAGCGCTTAAGTCAGTGGGTAAGCGCGTTGTAATCTGTGCGGACTGGAACACCTGTCATCAAAATGCGGATATCAAAAACTGGAAGGCCAATCAGAAGAACAGTGGTTTTCTTCCAAGTGAACGTGCATGGTTAGATCAGTTGATTACCGAGGAAGGGTGGCGAGATTGTTTCCGCGACCTGCCTCAAGAGCCTGATACTTATAGTTGGTGGAGTAATCGGGGTAGGGCATTCGAGAATAACGTTGGCTGGCGTTTAGATTACCAGTTGATAAGCCCTACCGACAACACCGGCCTGTCGAAAACCTTTATTGATCGGGATGCGCAGCTGTCGGATCATGCTCCCGTTACACATTGGTACCAATGGGAGCTTTACCCCTGA
- the yajC gene encoding preprotein translocase subunit YajC, whose translation MSLLIPEAVAQDGAPQQGDPMITLLMFGGLFVFMWFFIIRPQRKRQKEHKALVDSLAKGAEVVMTSGMLGKITAVDDEYVVVKCADNVELSFQKVAVHAVLPKGTIKGINQA comes from the coding sequence ATGAGTTTATTAATACCTGAAGCAGTAGCACAAGATGGCGCACCCCAGCAGGGCGATCCAATGATCACACTTTTGATGTTTGGTGGTCTATTTGTGTTCATGTGGTTCTTCATTATTCGTCCACAGCGTAAGCGTCAAAAGGAGCACAAGGCATTGGTTGATTCACTTGCCAAAGGTGCCGAAGTCGTCATGACGAGCGGAATGCTTGGTAAGATTACAGCCGTTGACGATGAGTATGTAGTGGTTAAATGTGCTGACAATGTAGAACTTAGCTTCCAAAAAGTTGCCGTTCACGCAGTGCTTCCAAAAGGTACTATCAAGGGTATCAATCAAGCTTAA